A DNA window from Bacteroides cellulosilyticus contains the following coding sequences:
- a CDS encoding vWA domain-containing protein, which yields MEEEYLKRWRLILGGNEADGTGITLTQEEQRIDQSLEAVYNSDRRGGLGSSAPKVSRWLGDIREFFPQTVVQVIQRDAIKRLNITSLLTEKEMLETVVPDVHLVATLMSLSRVIPEKNKEMARQVVRKVVDELLRKLSAPTQQAVTGALNRSARRRNPRYNEIDWKTTITKNLKNYQPEYKTIIPEVRIGYGRKRKAMKDIILCLDQSGSMGTSVIYSGIFGSVLASIPAVSTRMVVFDTAVVDLTDDLQDPVDLLFGVQLGGGTDIARALTYCQGVITRPQDTVLVLVTDLYEGGDAREMRKKFVSLVNSGVQLIVLPALNDDGAPSYDKDHAEFLANIGVPTFACTPDKFPDLMAAALSKQDIGMWISQNIKST from the coding sequence ATGGAAGAAGAATATCTGAAAAGATGGCGCCTGATATTGGGTGGAAACGAGGCCGACGGTACAGGCATCACGCTGACGCAGGAAGAGCAACGCATCGACCAGTCTCTGGAAGCCGTATACAACAGTGACCGGCGCGGCGGACTCGGCTCGTCCGCCCCGAAAGTAAGCCGTTGGCTGGGAGACATCCGCGAGTTTTTCCCGCAGACGGTGGTACAAGTTATCCAACGCGATGCCATCAAACGGCTGAACATTACCTCACTGCTGACGGAAAAAGAAATGCTGGAAACCGTAGTGCCGGATGTGCATCTGGTAGCTACACTGATGTCACTCAGCCGCGTAATTCCGGAAAAGAATAAGGAAATGGCACGGCAAGTAGTCCGCAAAGTGGTGGATGAACTGTTGCGCAAACTCTCCGCCCCTACCCAACAGGCTGTGACGGGAGCACTCAACCGTTCCGCCCGCCGGAGAAATCCGCGTTATAACGAAATAGACTGGAAAACCACCATCACCAAGAACCTGAAAAATTATCAGCCGGAATATAAGACGATTATCCCGGAAGTGCGCATCGGTTACGGCAGGAAGCGAAAAGCGATGAAAGACATCATCCTCTGCTTGGACCAGAGCGGTTCAATGGGCACATCGGTGATTTATTCCGGAATATTCGGCTCGGTGCTGGCTTCCATTCCGGCAGTAAGCACACGGATGGTAGTATTTGATACGGCGGTTGTAGACCTGACCGACGATTTACAAGACCCGGTAGATCTGCTTTTTGGCGTGCAGTTGGGTGGAGGTACGGACATCGCCCGTGCCCTGACCTATTGCCAGGGAGTGATTACCCGTCCGCAGGATACGGTACTCGTGCTGGTTACCGACTTGTATGAAGGTGGCGATGCCCGGGAAATGCGCAAGAAGTTCGTATCTTTAGTGAACAGTGGTGTGCAACTCATCGTGCTGCCTGCACTGAATGACGACGGCGCCCCCTCTTACGACAAGGACCATGCGGAGTTTCTGGCAAATATCGGTGTACCGACTTTCGCCTGTACACCCGATAAATTTCCCGACCTCATGGCGGCAGCACTTAGCAAACAAGATATAGGGATGTGGATATCGCAGAACATCAAAAGTACTTAG